The window CCGAATCAGTGCAACCTTCATATTCGAGGCAAATCGTCTAATCATAAACACAGCTCTAAAAATAATGTTGCGTGGCTTACCCCAATGTCTTCCTCGTCTTGCGTAGGACCCAAGAGCGTCGGTACAGCTGTCCTTCTCAAATACAGCTTTTTTGGAGACCGTACTCTGTCACTTTGCCTTGTCGACTGTACATAGTCCTCAAAGCGAAAGTGCAAGGCGCAAACACGATGGTCAGCTTCTTGCAGAACATTTACAGGTGTATTCGTGTCGAAGCCGAGAAAAGAGAGCCACAACTTTAAACGTGCGGGATTCCGAAGTGGAAGTCGATGGCAGCTCCTTCTCCCTGGAACTTTTCCACAGCCCCTCACTGCACAAACTCGTCCCATGTtcgcaacaaaaaaaatatttacaaagacTAAGAAAGAATACAAAGAAataatacaacaacaaaaaagaaatttacAAAGAATATATAATCTGCTCCAACTTTCTTCAGATGCTTTGAACACAGTCTCTCACTGGCGTACTGATTACTGACTGCCTACTTCCTCTATTTATTTACGTGCCGAAGGACAATGAACAATcgccatcaagtggtgtggagtatagcatGTCAGCTTCAattgctgagcggaagtttatccacggctgtgaggtggcttagaaaatagtgcgagcatgaatgagctgccaaataaaacacgacagaagcaacttttcgcaaccaaatttgatatggattaccagtgcacaccagtaaccactccggtgagttgatgattttgaaaacggacgtttatggtgcttttgcggacctttttggacatgcatatgacttgccattctgaagcaggttgagatgaatcaaaattaggcaaataccggagacatcagtaaacatcaaaaaagcggtgagggaggttctaaaacattgcagacgactcagaaaagaggcttaatgttgaaaataccgcagttatcctttaactatgggatgtttcaggaaaaagaaagttttacgcctgttcttaaaagtggaaagggtgtctgcttcccgaacatttactggcagcttattccacaagagaggggcctgataactgaaggctctgcctcccattctacttttagaaactctgggaacctcaagtaaacctgcagtttgggaatgaagtgctctgttaggaaaatatcttataacgagatctttaagatatgatggagctcggtcattaagagctttacatgtgaggagaagaatcttaaattatattctgaatttaacagggagccaatgaagagaagctaaaactggagaaatatgatctctgctgttagttctcatcagaactctggctgcagcattttggatcagctggaggcttttcagagaaactgaaggcttttcagagaaattgccatcccaaagctcttctttggatgtcggctgcccttttgttccgttctctgacaggatgatcccacactgcttcagtccgggctctggggaggattcatccctccatcagacctgttgccactgattttcagtccacttctcgtgtcatttggcacagctcagccttttctccccgtttcccttccttaaagggatagttcgcctcttttgacatgaagctgtatgacatcccatattagcaatattatttatgaacattttcttacccccccgctgcgtactgtgagcagagttccagccgagttttggcgttgacgaaggtagttgcatggggtttaaaaaataaagtgttttgcttctcaaaacactatgcgttcaaaagagtaatacatttacatcacagaatcgttgtgcaggaaaaagtcagacctcacaatcgcttggccccattttctctcccttgtatCACTCCGTGATTGCCACccgccgatagccgcacctgttacggtgtttactgctcagaagcaggggactgctcagtctgcacggtttacacagcccgtagtgatacgaaggtagagagaaaatagcgccaagacaGTACACAGCaggaggtaagaaaatgttcataaataatattgctagtatgggatgtcatacagcttcatgtcaaaagaggcgaactatccctttaagaacagcttcttaacagccacccttccatggagaccatttctgtcAGGTCTCTGTTGGATTTTTTCCCTGtttcttaaggacatccctTTCAGATAccgttcatctgctgtagatagctacttcttttgtcctccacttgtccagctTAAGGATTCACCGCACACCATGCTGGGGTATGCTACGTTTTCAGCTAAATGTTCTTTGGGAGTCACCGCGTTGGTGATCCTCTTTGGTATGTTTCAGATGCAGCTCCAGAAATGGGAATAAATGAcgcgtctttgtgacaggctgctaatGAACAAAGTGTCTAAAGATTCAATTCAAGATTCTGGGATAAGTTATCTGTCATGTGTTGAGACAACACTGGTTTATTCCTCGAGTtcggtgcctttttttttaatgcttaaaTGATTTATAGGTCGGTGTTAagtggcaaagaaaaaaaaaaagacatttctttgaaaatgagtgaaaaagcagccaatgtccaaagaaaatctGAAAGCTGTTgaggaagcctggagaactgttgccaAAGACCAATGAAAGTCTGAAGAAAAGAGGTTTGTGACAGTACCGCGTGTGCAGCAGGCACCTCAGTTGTTTCAATTGTTGACAGCACAGCTTGAAATTAATTGTGAGGGTTTAAAGGATCTGCAagtacaaaacattttttttttccctccacaaATGACAGTTTTTCAAGTTCTAAACATTTGGCTCGTGTGTTCTTTTTGTTTCAACCCTCTTTAATTCGGTAATACCTCACAAGCATCTGCTTTCCTGCGGATAAGCTGGTTTTGTTCGCcctgtttgatgtgaacacgATTCTCCTGCAGACATGAGAagaattattttaatttttttattcattcgaGTCTCCGATTGACATTTGTGACCTCTTGCAAAGTTCTAACATCTCAGTGTTAAAGCCTGTAAAGTGCTCCAAGTAGTAACCACCACATCTCTAACAGTTCAAACAGAATGAGAAAAAGCTTCCCAGGCACTCACAAACACGAAGCCGGCATTTATGCTTGGTTTACATTTTCACAATTAACAGTGAATAAGGGCGACACATCCACACAATCCGTCCTCATCCCACACTTCTTCGCCACAGTAGACCAATTAGAGTCTTTTCAGTGAAACCGCTTGTTGCCGTGGGAATAAAATAGCCCTCTGTGAGTTGAACATTTGAATCCTGAAGAAATTACAGCCCACATCAGTCCAAAagttcagcagcagacttttacatgTAAAATCTATTTTCTACAAGcctgggagagaaaaaaaaaaaaaaaaaacacactgctTTTTGACTTTCAGCAGATTCGACACAAGAGTTAAAATCCGTCTCCGCTGAGGCTTGTTTGTTGGGAACGGCGGTGAGAAGTTGGACCTATTTTCCCACGGTGAAGGACTGCAGCCCTGTGATGGCTCTGCCCAGGATCAAGGCGTGGATATCATGAGTGCCTGAGGACGAGAAAGCAGGTGTCACGCAGGATGAACAGGGAGAAGCGCGTGTTGGGGGGGGGTGGAGTACAGATTTCCTTTCCCGCCGCCTCCTCACCTTCATATGTGTTGACAGCCTCCAGGTTCATGACGTGGCGGATGATGTGGTACTCGTCCGAGATGCCGTTTCCTCCCAGCATGTCTCTGGCCTGCCTGGCGATGTCCAGGGCTTTGCCGCAGCTGTTCCTCTTCAGCATGGATATCATCTCTGGGGCGGCTCTGTTGAGAAAACACCCAGGGTCCAGATGTGTTAAACCACTGCGCAGTTTCATCACTGAAaccgtttgaaaaaaaaaaaaaaaaaagcagaaagcgCGAGGAAAAGAGCGGCCGAGTGGTTTTTCGCAGGATGGGCAGGAAGCCCCACCTAAATTACTGAAGATAGAAGCTTTCAAGGAGTGGATAGAGGTTCTAAGCTCAATGGCAAGCTATGAGCGTGTCACCTATAGAATGGCTGGGAGGGAAGATCTATTTAATGAAGTATGGGGCCCATTCCTAGCCCAACTGCTGGATATCTAAGGATGACACTACCTACctctgtgtgtatatatatatattttttccaggCACAGGATATGTATGCTATGTAGACTTCCTAgggtgttgtgtttttgtttttttgatcaAGGTTTTGTGATGTAAGTCTGTCTCGATGTGTATGTTGTTGCTGGACtgtagttttgttttatttatctgtttgtaaaggaaaaaaaaagactgggcAGATACTGAAAAAGAATTCATTGTTTGCTATTCTTACCATGTAACTGTAATAATGTAACAGTTAGATTTTTTGCATCTGTCtgaaaaaaacatcaataaataaaaataaaaaaaagaagatagaaACTTTCCTTACTTTTTCTCATCAATAAGTCTGCCCAGCTGCAGACAGGACTGCAGCCCGATGCTGATCTCTGTCAGCATGTCGGCCATCTTCTTCTGCATCAGCTGATTCCGTGCCAGAGGGACGCCAAACTGGATTCTGGTtgaggaaagagaagaaaaactttGGATCCGTCCTTTATCCGGAAACATTCCAAAGGGGACACGAAAAGCATCTGCAGTGAACTGAACACAGACGTCGAGAAACATTTTCACGTGAGCTTTCCCCGACCTGTCGAGTGTGTACTGACGAGCTGCGTGGAAACAGAACTCTGCGGCACCGAGAGCACCCCACGCAATGCCATACCGGGCGTTGTTCAAGCAGCCGAACGGACCCTGGAGGCGACAGAGgatggattggattggatttttACCCATTAACCTAGAAACTATACAGGAACAAAAACCTGTGAAGCACCGATGGCATTTCATTCCTAAATCATTCATCCAATGGAACAAATGCACAATGGGCCTCTGGTCACTCCACTCACCCCCAGGCCGGAGACTTTAGGCAGCAGGTTCTCCTCGGGAACCTCCACCTCGTCCATGAGGATCATTCCGGTGGCCGAAGCTCTCAGAGAGAACTTTCCTTCGATCTTGGGCGTGGAGAAGCCCTTCATGCCGCGCTCCAAGAGGAAGCCGCGGATCTTCCCGTCGTCGCACTTCGCCCAGACCACAGCAACGTCTGCCACTGGAGAGTTGGTGATCCTGAAGGTGGAGGCAAAGGTGAGCAGCAGTGAGACCTCGGCCTCGTTTCTGTTCTACAGCGACTAACAGACGCTTGTTTACTGCAAAGAAGCAGCACAACGACGGGCCACGACACCCGATTCCCCATCTTTACCTGCTTTGATATTTATTGTGTAAATAACAATCCATTTTTTTGTTCATggcctgtgtgtttgtttaaaaaataataagaaattgCGAAATTTAACAGAAACGGTGAAGCAcgaccctaaaaaaaaaaaaaaaaaacatcagttgTGATCCAAGTAACCTCTGGCACACGAGCTTAACACAGCACTTCAGCTGCGAAGAGCTCCACCGTGTGGACGACCGCTGACATGAGCTGTTCTCACACGTgaactgcagaaaaaaaacagtccagAGAATCAGAAGCAATCAACATCTGGGACGCCTTCTCCAGGCGGGGAACACAACTCACCAAGTCTTTGAGCCTGAGACGGTGTAGGTGCGACTGGACGGATTGTATTTGGCTCGGGTTTCCATGCTGCTGGGGTCACTGCCGTGGTTAGGCTCCGTCAGGCCGAAGCAGCCCAGGATCTCTCCCCGAgctaaaaaattattttttattattttttttaaacagttaaaACAGAAGAAACTATCCTTAACCATCTAccagagggaaaacaaaaagccGTTTTATCTTCTTACCCAGCTTTGGCAGGTACttctgtttctgctcctctgtgccATAGGCATTAATGGGGTGCATGACCAGTGATGACTGCACGCTCATAACTGAGCGGTAGCCGCTGTCCACCCTCTCCACCTCTCTGGCGATCAAACCGTAGGCCACGTAGCTCGTGCCAGCGCAGCCGAAACCTTAGCATCAAACGCACAGAGAGGAGTTACTGCCTCTGGCATTAAAACCAGATTCTGAAGCAGAGCGGAATGTAAGAAGTGAACTCAGCTTTGAGCGGGCTCAGACTTCTGCCATTATCACACAGATTTctcagaaacaaaacaacacacacaggtCCAGTGTGCAAAAGGGACAAAGTCCATTTTATGTAATTCACGGGCAACAAAATCTGGTCGTTTTAAAAAACTTTACAGCTCGACATGAAGGAGACGGCATGAAAACATCGATGTGTGCAAACCGACCTTTAATAGTTGGGCCCAGGACTCCCATCTCTCCCATCTCTGACACAATGTCTCTGTGGAACACTGAAAGCAGAAACGACACACATCACGCTGTCATCCCAAATGTCTCTTTCTTATTCTCAACTGAAAGCACGTTGTCCAAACCTTCCAGCGCCGATGCTATCAGCCACTATTAGTCACCTTCATTTCTGTTTGCCATCAGGATGCGAGGCATGAGCTTCTCCTGGCAGTAGGTTCGGAAGGAATCCCGGATCATGATCTCGTCCTCAGTCAGCTGACCCTCGAGGTCCAGGCCATCGCGCCAGTCAAACTGGACCTTAGCTGCCGGGACATTTTAACAGAGAGACTTTTAAAACCTTTCGAGaggaatagaaataaaatatatattctgGCAAGTTGTTTTCTTATATTTAGGTTGTCATAGAGTGGTTGTGAACACGTACGTGCTTTTGGCTTCTGAGCGGGCCTCTCTGCATCTGGCATTATAAAACAGAGAAATGACAAATATCATGCTCAGAccgtcacattttcatttgtgaaCGTCCAAAACGTCTAGAAATGAAGAGGATGGGCTGAACTCCACACAGCAGTGCTGATGGTAGTTCAGTAACAATCTTTAACCCCTCCTGGATGGCAGGATGCCAGTGCAGTATCCCTTTTAAACAATGACACCTATGTGACCGATGTTACAGTATCCCTTACCGTATCTGGCAGGTGCTGCAGTTCCCTGAGCTCTGGAAGCTGAGATGATGGCGCATCTGTGTGGGTTGACCAACAGACGGCATACGGTGCTTCTCAGTGCCATGGTGGAAATGAGTCTGGGAAATATGCTGAATGTCACGACCCACATTCATCAAATAAATTGGCTCTAAACATACGTGAATACGCAAATCGTGAAGCTTACAGGGGAAAGGGATGACAGAAACTTTCTACTTTAGCTGTGCTTGAGAAGAGCTCATATTGGTAGCAGCAGTGGttcttggttcttgaagacgtttcacttCGTCCGAAAGGTTTCTTCAGACGTGAAACGTCCTCAACATCCGAGAAACGTAGTCGGGTTGCCTGCTTGTATTACCATGACCCAGATGACTGAGAAGCTACACTCACATTAGCAGCAGTAGCTTTAAGAGATTACAATATGGGAATACTGTCTATAACGAAATGTCAAACTGTATTGAGAGCAAAGCAGCCGTCACAAGCAACAGGCCATAGCCGTGTCAGCTCTGTATGAAGTCAAGCTCGGCTACCCCAGCCAACCTTCTGTGGTCTTAGGTAACTGCACAGTGGCTACAAGCTAATAGCACCTGTTCACGACCGCGAGTTGCCAGCTTGAGTTTCAGTGAGTAAAGTTGAGAATGGCTTCTCACAAAATGTACTTCGTGTTTACGAATATGAGATAAAACAATGGCGACAGCTCTAACATTGGTAATTACCTGTGTTATGTGGGGTAAACAACCCTCGTCCAGGCTCGGTTCACAAGGCAGTGACACTCAACGTCAAAACATAAACCTACGTCATTACGTAAAGCATATAATGCTGGACGTTCCCTGTTGAGTGTGGTGACGAAATTAAATTACTCGCCATTAACCACGCATTAAATAATTAttcctgggggggggggttatcattaatattatttatttattagggTTCATTTCTTATGTCTGAAGATGAGTTTAAAGGACGCTGCGGTCTGCCCAGttagctctgattggctgatttCGGGGGAGTGAAAGTTGGCTTTATTCATATTTCAGTTCCCATAATAAAGTTAACCCATTTGCCAGGAGGGGTTTAGCCTTAATGTCCCATTATGTGACCATCTTTAGTCAACACAAAAGACACTATATGTACTTGAAATATTACCATACTAGTACTTCTAGACCTATTAATACTCAAAAACATGTCAGTTTTAATGGTAATCTTTACAaagatttattattttcttaataTTGTTTAATCCATGTATGGTTTACTAATGAATGTCACccatataaacccagcagagctcttaggtccaaggactcaggtcagctggtccagtccagagtccagactaaacatggagaagcagcatttagctgttatgctgcgaacaagtggaacaaactgccagtggagattaaactttcaccaaatgtagacatttttaaatccaggttaaagacatttctgttctcatgtgtctatgcatgaaatctgcacgctatcttttaatttatctggactgttgcttgtttttaaattcatttaaattatttgatttgtttctctttatattcttttatgtattttaatgcttcttccactccctgctgcaatgcttttatttcatgtaaagcactttgaattgtttgtacatgaaatgtgctatataaataaatttgatttgatgataatGCACTTATGTTATACTTGCATACTTTGAATaacaacaacttaaccacatttcaaatgaaaacattatacCTTTTGATTAAAGTGTAATTATGATCAATTCTGCAAATAAAGTGTAAAAAGAAATTCCAGAGCTCGATTTATTGTTAAGCAGAATGcaactttattttctgaataCTTTTCTGTTTACTATATAATTCATAGATACATAGAAACTTTGTAATGACAACTATTTCTGGTTTAACTGAAGCCACATTTGGATTTCATTACATATATTTGTGAAGGAGTACTTTTAGCGCGGCGTTTATTGCATGTTATGAATctaaattatattattattattattattatgattatattGTAAATCCATCAagatatttttttcccccaattacAGATGCAGGACATATGTCACAGATTGGTTCTGAGTCATCCGCGACAAATAGTATTTATTGAACTGTACGTTAGTGAGTAGAACAGTTCCAGATTAAACAAATGACATAGCATAATACTTCATCAAATATTATGATGAGTTGCTCAATATGTTAAGAGCTATACAGTACAGACTTGATAAACCTATCAAGAAGGCCGGAGGACAATGTCTCCCACCCCATGCAGGACAGCAGCTCCTTCAGTGACAGACTCCTTCACCCCAAGTGTGTGAAGGAGAGATATTGTGGGTCCCTCCTTCCTGCTGCTGTCAGACTGCTTAACAACCAGTACTGACACCCGgtagaccacacacacacttgagGACTCTATCACTCAAATACTGTGAAATAAGAATAATACTGTGCAATAACAGATGTGCAATAAAGGGAAATCTAATCTTATCTAATGTAGCTGAAGTCTGACTTAAGTAAATATGGTGGAGTAACAAGTTAAAGTCAAAGCAGCATAGCTTATAAATCAGTGGATCCTAAATCTCCAACAATGCAattgagctgtttttttttttttttttaacatgacaTTTAAAAGCTCCATCATtatattagattagattagattatactttattcatcccacaatggggaaattcacttgccacagcagcaacacagcaagaaacgcaacaacagacatgaacaagaaatttaaaaaagagaaatttaaaaaaaaaagagaaaaagcaagtcctaaaaagtaaagtgaccaaaaagtaaagtgacctagtataaataatattgcacattatgaaatgaatcaaatataaataaatacggATCTCTATGTGAGTGGTGGATTGTCATGGAAAGGCAACAACATGATCAGTGGGTTCATGTGTAGAAAAGTCTGACAGCTGCCGGGATGAAAGGCCTGCGGAACCTCTCCTTCTTGCACTGTGGATGTAAAAGTCTACTGCTGAAGGAGCTGTACAGGGACCCCACAGTGTCATGGAGGGGGTGAGAGgagttatccatgatggatgtCAGCTTGGCTAACATCCTCTATGGAGTCCAGGGGACAGTCCAGGGGACAGTCCAGGGGACAGTCCAGGGGACAGTCCAGGGGACAGTCCAGGGGACAGTCCAGGGGACAGTCCAGGGGACAGTCCAGGACAGAGCTCGCTCTCctgatcagtttgttcagtctccctctgtctctgtcCGTACTGCCCCTCTCCAGCAGACCACAGCGTAGAAAATGGCTGAAGCTACCACAGAGTCGTAGAAAGTCCTGAGGAGAGGCCTGCACACACCGAAGGACCTCGTCTCCTCAGCAGATGGAGGCAACTCTGGCCCTTCTTGTTGAGGTGAACACCCAGGAAtttgtagttctccaccatctcAATGTCCAATCCCTGGATGTTCACCGGTGTGAAGTGGGGTGTTTTCCTGGTATTAAGCTGAAGATGGTTCAGCTCACACCAGCTGACAAAGTCCTTGATGACCGTCCTGTATTCAAGTTCGTTATCCTCAGAAACTCATCCAGCAATGGCCGTGTCATCAGAAAACTTCTGGATGTGGCAGTGTGTGGTGTTGTGTGTGAAGTCCGATGTATACAGTGTGAAGACGAAAGGAGAGAGCACTGTGCCCTGAGGGGCACCTGTCAGACACACAGTTATGTAGCctcacatactgtggtctgttgGTGAGGTTGTCTGCAGTCCATGCAGCCAGGTGTCCGTCCACTCCCGCATTTTCCATCTTCACCCTGAGCAGTGATGGGGGGATAGTGTTGAAAGCACtggagaaatttaaaaaaacataatcCTACCAGTGCTCCCGTTGTCCTCCAGGTGAAGCAGTGATCTGTGCGGTAAAGAGATTACTGCGTCGTCCACCCCAACACCAGGCCggtaagcaaactgcagggtgTCCAGATGTGTGCCCACCAGTACCACAAAAGGTATTATGCTGTTTTGCAGGCTGAGTAGTGATAATTCACATTGATTTTGCGCTGATTTTGGAgtgtaaacaaaataaataaagttatcAAATGGCATCCCATTAGTGTCAGCTTGCTGGACTAACTCTAGACATAATGTGGgttttgtgttgtcttcttgACATTTTCTAATAGGCTTTTTCAGtaaaatcacatgttttttctAAACATTTGTCGAAATCGGTTTGGATGCTATGCTGCCGGAATGATATTGATTTGGAAAGATGTTAgtaattctgttttttgtttttttttaaaacatctgtTGCGATGCTCAACCATGGCAATATATGAAAGTTATTTGCATGTGGGAGCAGGTGATTGAGCTTTTCAAAGCCCAAATAATGCCAAGGTGAGGACCCCAAATACTGTTGAGTTtaagaggagacgtctaggatgcagagcatagacaaaatggaaagaaaggaggaggaagttaaaccatttcttccacTGATCATTGTGAGAAATGTAAGATCACTGGCAGACAAAATGGTCGAGATTGGTGGGGATATCAGGACGGTAATGTTATTTGTTTCATTAAGACATGGACGCTTCAATGACTAACGCCTCTCCACAAAGACTGAAAACAGAGAAGTAGTAGTTAAAGAAGAGGGACTGCAGTCCTTGTTACCAACAGATGGATAATCTTGGGCAATTACTGACAAGGAGCGTCTCTGCACTCTGGATTTTGAACTGTTGGCTGTCGATTTCTGCCAATATCGTCCTCCGAAAGAGTTCCCCTGTGATCCCTGTTGACAGTGTGAGTGATATAAACCGATAAACAGCAACACTGTTGCCAACTTATGAAAAACCACAAGTTTTTAACAACACCCAAATCCATTGATGGCGATCTCTGAACATTTCAATCACACATCTCTGTCTCTATCTTtgctacacttcaactttcCAAAAGTTTCCAGcttacttttattttcattagatTTAGTCTATCTACAATAACATATCTGTAGCAATATTTGGTACAGAAGCatcataatttccctttggagaTTATTAAACTGAAAATTTATGATGAAGTAGGCT is drawn from Odontesthes bonariensis isolate fOdoBon6 chromosome 21, fOdoBon6.hap1, whole genome shotgun sequence and contains these coding sequences:
- the gcdhb gene encoding glutaryl-CoA dehydrogenase b, translating into MALRSTVCRLLVNPHRCAIISASRAQGTAAPARYDAERPAQKPKAPKVQFDWRDGLDLEGQLTEDEIMIRDSFRTYCQEKLMPRILMANRNEVFHRDIVSEMGEMGVLGPTIKGFGCAGTSYVAYGLIAREVERVDSGYRSVMSVQSSLVMHPINAYGTEEQKQKYLPKLARGEILGCFGLTEPNHGSDPSSMETRAKYNPSSRTYTVSGSKTWITNSPVADVAVVWAKCDDGKIRGFLLERGMKGFSTPKIEGKFSLRASATGMILMDEVEVPEENLLPKVSGLGGPFGCLNNARYGIAWGALGAAEFCFHAARQYTLDRIQFGVPLARNQLMQKKMADMLTEISIGLQSCLQLGRLIDEKKAAPEMISMLKRNSCGKALDIARQARDMLGGNGISDEYHIIRHVMNLEAVNTYEGTHDIHALILGRAITGLQSFTVGK